From the genome of Nicotiana sylvestris chromosome 2, ASM39365v2, whole genome shotgun sequence, one region includes:
- the LOC104211772 gene encoding uncharacterized protein isoform X1, with protein sequence MNMFGKADQMNTDRESSVPIRKYGVDDHCRATERTGIFNQDAGGVERDYMDVHAEGQYEREFRDAHLDDETENVTDIGKEVCGVPEKICRVCGLQSQEDLTSPLGTSVSEIVCKCLEGTYDLSTPLSYKEKFGVQTCASQAASKEAGVQYQEKTGLQSQDIGRSEIGYKSIDAICDDDDVAGMILDIANESCQQASKDHGEQLQDKENVELQEKENVARNILAELSLEKTQEGTVEKTVSPAEENKEDTNDDNIN encoded by the exons ATGAACATGTTTGGGAAAGCTGATCAGATGAACACAGATAGAGAATCTAGTGTTCCAATTAGAAAATATGGAGTTGATGATCATTGTCGTGCTACTGAGCGTACTGGCATATTCAACCAAGATGCAGGTGGTGTTGAACGTGATTATATGGATGTGCATGCAGAGGGTCAGTATGAAAGAGAATTTAGAGATGCACATCTAGATGATGAAACTGAAAATGTTACTGATATTGGGAAAG AAGTTTGTGGAGTGCCGGAGAAAATTTGTAGAGTTTGTGGATTGCAATCACAGGAGGATTTAACAAGTCCATTGGGGACAAGTGTCAGCGAGATTGTATGCAAATGCTTAGAAGGAACGTATGATCTCTCTACACCGCtgtcatacaaagaaaaatttggagTTCAAACTTGTGCCAGTCAAG CAGCAAGCAAAGAAGCTGGAGTGCAGTATCAAGAGAAAACTGGACTACAATCTCAAGACATAGGCAGAAGTGAGATTGGTTACAAATCTATAGATGCAAtatgtgatgatgatgatgtagcTGGAATGATCTTGGATATTGCAAATG AATCTTGTCAACAAGCATCTAAAGATCATGGTGAACAACTGCAAGATAAAGAAAATGTGGaattgcaagaaaaagaaaatgttgcACGTAATATTTTAGCTGAGTTGTCTCTTGAAAAAACACAAGAAGGTACTGTGGAGAAGACAG tgtcgcCAGCAGAGGAAAACAAAGAGGACACCAATGATGACAATATTAACTAA
- the LOC104211772 gene encoding uncharacterized protein isoform X2 encodes MNMFGKADQMNTDRESSVPIRKYGVDDHCRATERTGIFNQDAGGVERDYMDVHAEGQYEREFRDAHLDDETENVTDIGKEVCGVPEKICRVCGLQSQEDLTSPLGTSVSEIVCKCLEGTYDLSTPLSYKEKFGVQTCASQASKEAGVQYQEKTGLQSQDIGRSEIGYKSIDAICDDDDVAGMILDIANESCQQASKDHGEQLQDKENVELQEKENVARNILAELSLEKTQEGTVEKTVSPAEENKEDTNDDNIN; translated from the exons ATGAACATGTTTGGGAAAGCTGATCAGATGAACACAGATAGAGAATCTAGTGTTCCAATTAGAAAATATGGAGTTGATGATCATTGTCGTGCTACTGAGCGTACTGGCATATTCAACCAAGATGCAGGTGGTGTTGAACGTGATTATATGGATGTGCATGCAGAGGGTCAGTATGAAAGAGAATTTAGAGATGCACATCTAGATGATGAAACTGAAAATGTTACTGATATTGGGAAAG AAGTTTGTGGAGTGCCGGAGAAAATTTGTAGAGTTTGTGGATTGCAATCACAGGAGGATTTAACAAGTCCATTGGGGACAAGTGTCAGCGAGATTGTATGCAAATGCTTAGAAGGAACGTATGATCTCTCTACACCGCtgtcatacaaagaaaaatttggagTTCAAACTTGTGCCAGTCAAG CAAGCAAAGAAGCTGGAGTGCAGTATCAAGAGAAAACTGGACTACAATCTCAAGACATAGGCAGAAGTGAGATTGGTTACAAATCTATAGATGCAAtatgtgatgatgatgatgtagcTGGAATGATCTTGGATATTGCAAATG AATCTTGTCAACAAGCATCTAAAGATCATGGTGAACAACTGCAAGATAAAGAAAATGTGGaattgcaagaaaaagaaaatgttgcACGTAATATTTTAGCTGAGTTGTCTCTTGAAAAAACACAAGAAGGTACTGTGGAGAAGACAG tgtcgcCAGCAGAGGAAAACAAAGAGGACACCAATGATGACAATATTAACTAA
- the LOC138885214 gene encoding uncharacterized protein — translation MALVYKDFSEDASDEFWCAGDNQLFLTPYVWGDSRRYGIAWTKVDKIFFPCQLPSEDDEAMTHFLLGVLDLNQKKIDVYDSIYSEPYEAGMNYMQMYARMIPHLLKFSQFDKNHKSFGNVFNKFDIQWQRSPHQTGSTDCGAFLIKFAELLMIGKDVQQFQPEDIKDFRKELAANLWAHGEWKRNSGYDTPPENVGDDYESENETFCPKEL, via the exons ATGGCACTTGTGTATAAAGATTTCAGTGAAGATGCTAGTGATGAGTTTTGGTGTGCTGGTGATAATCAGTTATTTCTGACACCATATGTGTGGGGGGACAGCCGTAGATATGGAATTGCATGGACTAAGGTTGACAAAATCTTTTTTCCATGTCAGCTTCCTTCAGAAGATGATGAAGCTATGACACACTTTTTGTTGGGAGTATTGGACTTGAATCAAAAAAAGATTGATGTATATGATTCCATATACAGTGAGCCATATGAAGCAGGAATGAACTACATGCAAATGTATGCACGCATGATCCCCCATTTGCTAAAGTTCTCACAGTTTGACAAAAATCACAAGTCTTTTGGGAATGTCTTCAACAAATTTGATATACAGTGGCAAAGATCACCACACCAAACTGGATC GACTGATTGTGGTGCATTCCTGATCAAATTTGCCGAGTTGCTGATGATTGGAAAGGACGTGCAGCAATTCCAACCCGAAGACATAAAAGACTTTCGAAAAGAACTTGCTGCAAATCTTTGGGCACATGGTGAATGGAAAAGAAATTCTGGTTATGATACTCCACCAGAAAATGTTGGTGATGATTATGAGAGTGAAAATGAAACATTCTGTCCAAAGGAGTTGTAA
- the LOC138885215 gene encoding uncharacterized protein yields the protein MISVSKDANNQIFPLAFGIAESENNNSYEWYFSQLRNAIGSRENLIFLSDRHQAIANGIVKVYPESHHGICIYHLEQNLKRRKVKSEVIKLFQSAARVYKRKEFDIYMSDIANVDKKTYDYLMEEPPERWARSCSPQRRYDMLTTNIVESMNSVLLEARELPILRMMDFIQVKLQHWFYERRNKAEGTFYDVSCWVEEELKNRIDLAFTLNVFPVDSWRSRVEEEGITFLVDLNKRTCDCFQFQLDELPCIHAIAAIEKRNIKKSDFCSHWYLKESWLKTYERQIHPVGHTDSWIVLESVKSQIIKPPDFKVPPGRRQKKRHIPATEPSKIKFKCGRCRRIGHNRTACIYSPALHPFSRKHREE from the exons ATGATTTCAGTTTCAAAAGATGCAAATAACCAAATTTTCCCATTAGCCTTTGGAATAGCAGAATCTGAAAACAACAATTCCTATGAGTGGTACTTTAGTCAGCTTCGCAATGCAATTGGGAGCCGTgagaatttgatttttttatcaGACAGGCATCAAGCTATTGCAAATGGCATTGTAAAGGTATATCCTGAAAGCCATCATGGGATTTGCATCTATCATTTGGAGCAGAACCTAAAGCGAAGAAAGGTGAAAAGTGAGGTCATAAAACTTTTCCAAAGTGCTGCAAGAGTATACAAGCGTAAAGAATTTGACATATACATGTCAGAtattgcaaatgtagataagaaaACTTATGACTACTTGATGGAAGAACCACCGGAAAGATGGGCACGTTCTTGTAGTCCACAACGAAGATATGACATGCTCACAACAAATATAGTTGAGTCGATGAATTCAGTGCTATTAGAAGCAAGGGAGCTGCCTATACTAAGAATGATGGATTTCATTCAAGTGAAGCTACAACATTGGTtttatgaaagaagaaataaagcaGAAGGAACATTTTATGATGTTTCTTGTTGGGTAGAGGAGGAATTGAAGAACAGAATAGATTTAGCATTTACTTTGAAC GTCTTCCCTGTTGATTCATGGCgttctagagttgaagaagaaggaataaCTTTCTTGGTGGACTTAAACAAAAGAACATGTGATTGTTTTCAATTTCAACTTGATGAATTACCATGCATACATGCAATTGCAGCTATCGAGAAGAGAAACATCAAGAAGTCTGACTTTTGTTCGCACTGGTACTTAAAGGAATCTTGGCTGAAAACATATGAAAGACAAATACATCCTGTAGGACATACTGATTCATGGATTGTACTAGAGAGTGTTAAGTCACAAATTATTAAACCTCCAGATTTCAAAGTGCCACCAGGTAGAAGGCAAAAGAAAAGGCATATTCCTGCTACCGAGCcatcaaaaataaaattcaaatgtGGTCGTTGCAGAAGAATTGGTCATAATAGAACAGCTTGTATATATTCTCCGGCACTCCATCCATTTTCAAGAAAGCATAGAGAAGAGTAG